One Cellulomonas soli DNA window includes the following coding sequences:
- a CDS encoding fibronectin type III domain-containing protein: MLLSAPRRTRRILLTTVVLCLALAPGVAHAETAPAAPTRTYLVTVDDGAQGAVANRLEQLGADPRAEFGEALDAVAVQMTAAQAASAALLPDVEVVAADQTYAVNDTQGVDSAWGLDRIDQRSLPLDHAYTFDSRAGAGVRVYVVDTGISPDPTLGTRLSAGYSAIADGYGTSDCHGHGSHVAGIVGSTRWGVAKAATLVPVRVLACNGQGATTGIVAGLDWIAAHHPSGTPGVVNMSLGGPVSAALNEAVASLVGRGLTVVAAAGNASADACTVSPASAPAALTVGATGQNDARASFSNYGSCVDLFAPGVAIPSSSPTNAAGASMSGTSQASPHAAGVAALYLAQSPAATPAQVELALLTAAQPVVTDARSASTLLLSSAVAAASTTAVDVTTTATTTSLKLAWTAGTAGSTITRWTVLRRVVGTGTWQSTVVTRPTITFSSLAPATSLDVAITGVDATGATASTTLTVATVAAPDAPALSASTTLRTARLVWTAPTVSPALVTGYTVQRSTNGSTWSTVATTTRTTTSATVTGLAPGSTTWFRVAASASTTVGAWSTPLAVGTAAAPSAPNALAVTATSATTATLTWAAPSVSAGFVERYVVQRSTDGLTWKTVPRAEPSATTATLTGLSPATGYLVRVAAAGEGVTGSWAPSVPLTSLPLPTQPAAVGVNATMTTATVTWQTPSEASAVTGYRVGWSLNGLTWKTVDVAADARTTTLVGLKPGTPYQVRTAALADKLLGPWSDAAGVTTAVAPSAPRSATVTARTTTSLTLTWAPPTTAAPAVTAYRVEWSTDGVTWAATSVPPTTTQVTLGSLRRGTIYRLRVAALSPETTSPFASTSGTTATS; this comes from the coding sequence GTGCTGCTCTCCGCCCCTCGCCGTACCCGGCGCATCCTGCTCACGACCGTCGTGCTGTGCCTCGCGCTCGCGCCGGGTGTCGCGCACGCCGAGACCGCACCGGCGGCGCCCACACGCACCTACCTGGTCACGGTCGACGACGGTGCTCAGGGCGCGGTCGCGAACCGTCTCGAGCAGCTCGGCGCCGACCCGCGGGCGGAGTTCGGCGAGGCGCTGGACGCGGTCGCCGTCCAGATGACCGCCGCGCAGGCGGCCTCCGCGGCGCTCCTGCCCGACGTCGAGGTCGTGGCGGCGGACCAGACGTACGCGGTCAACGACACCCAGGGCGTCGACAGCGCCTGGGGCCTGGACCGGATCGACCAGCGCTCGCTCCCGCTCGACCACGCGTACACCTTCGACTCCCGCGCCGGAGCCGGCGTGCGCGTCTACGTCGTCGACACCGGCATCAGCCCGGACCCGACCCTGGGCACGCGTCTGTCGGCCGGCTACTCGGCGATCGCCGACGGCTACGGGACGAGCGACTGCCACGGGCACGGCAGCCATGTGGCGGGCATCGTCGGCTCGACCCGGTGGGGCGTGGCGAAGGCCGCGACCCTCGTGCCCGTGCGGGTCCTGGCGTGCAACGGCCAGGGGGCGACCACGGGCATCGTGGCGGGACTCGACTGGATCGCGGCCCACCACCCGTCCGGCACGCCGGGCGTGGTCAACATGTCGCTCGGCGGACCGGTCTCCGCAGCGTTGAACGAGGCCGTCGCCTCGCTCGTCGGCCGGGGGCTGACGGTCGTCGCCGCCGCCGGGAACGCGTCCGCCGACGCGTGCACGGTCTCCCCCGCCTCGGCGCCGGCCGCGCTGACCGTCGGCGCCACCGGCCAGAACGACGCCCGGGCGTCGTTCTCGAACTACGGCTCGTGCGTGGACCTGTTCGCCCCGGGCGTGGCGATCCCGTCCTCCTCGCCGACCAACGCCGCCGGCGCGTCGATGAGCGGGACGTCGCAGGCCTCCCCGCACGCGGCCGGGGTGGCCGCGCTGTACCTGGCGCAGTCGCCGGCGGCGACACCCGCGCAGGTCGAGCTCGCCCTGCTGACGGCCGCTCAGCCCGTGGTCACCGACGCACGGTCCGCCTCGACGCTCCTGCTCTCCAGCGCGGTCGCGGCCGCATCGACCACCGCGGTCGACGTGACGACCACGGCGACGACGACCTCGCTCAAGCTGGCCTGGACGGCCGGCACGGCGGGCAGCACCATCACCCGGTGGACGGTGCTGCGTCGCGTCGTCGGCACGGGCACGTGGCAGTCGACGGTGGTCACGAGGCCGACGATCACGTTCAGCTCGCTCGCACCCGCGACGAGCCTGGACGTCGCGATCACCGGGGTGGACGCCACGGGCGCCACCGCGTCGACGACCCTGACGGTAGCCACCGTAGCGGCGCCGGACGCACCGGCCCTGAGCGCCTCGACCACCTTGCGCACGGCCCGGCTCGTCTGGACGGCCCCGACCGTCTCGCCGGCGCTCGTGACCGGGTACACCGTGCAGCGCTCGACCAACGGCTCGACCTGGTCGACGGTCGCCACCACGACCCGGACCACCACGTCGGCCACCGTCACGGGCCTGGCCCCGGGCTCGACGACCTGGTTCCGCGTGGCGGCCTCGGCGAGCACGACGGTGGGTGCATGGTCCACACCGCTCGCGGTCGGGACCGCCGCGGCGCCGAGCGCACCGAACGCCCTCGCGGTCACCGCGACGTCCGCGACCACGGCGACTCTCACGTGGGCGGCCCCGTCGGTCTCCGCGGGCTTCGTCGAGCGGTACGTCGTGCAGCGCAGCACCGACGGGCTCACGTGGAAGACCGTCCCTCGGGCCGAGCCTTCGGCGACGACGGCCACGCTCACCGGGCTGAGCCCCGCGACCGGCTACCTGGTCCGGGTCGCGGCGGCGGGTGAGGGCGTCACGGGTTCCTGGGCGCCGTCCGTGCCGCTGACGAGCCTGCCGCTGCCGACGCAACCGGCCGCCGTCGGGGTGAATGCCACGATGACGACCGCGACCGTGACCTGGCAGACGCCGAGCGAGGCGAGCGCCGTGACCGGGTACCGGGTCGGATGGTCGCTCAACGGGCTGACCTGGAAGACCGTGGACGTCGCCGCCGACGCCCGGACCACGACGCTCGTCGGGCTCAAGCCGGGCACGCCCTACCAGGTCAGGACTGCGGCCCTGGCCGACAAGCTCCTCGGCCCGTGGAGCGACGCCGCAGGCGTCACGACCGCGGTCGCACCGTCGGCCCCGCGCAGCGCGACGGTCACCGCGCGCACGACCACGAGCCTGACGCTCACCTGGGCGCCTCCGACGACGGCCGCTCCCGCGGTCACCGCCTACCGCGTGGAGTGGTCCACGGACGGGGTCACCTGGGCGGCCACGAGCGTCCCGCCCACGACGACGCAGGTGACGCTGGGCTCGTTGCGCCGGGGGACGATCTACCGGCTGCGCGTGGCGGCGCTGAGCCCGGAGACGACCAGCCCGTTCGCCTCGACGTCGGGCACGACCGCCACCAGCTGA
- a CDS encoding LLM class F420-dependent oxidoreductase, producing MRLGYHTGYWSAGVPAGAQDAVLAAERLGFDSVWTAEAYGSDAFTPLAWWGARTSRVRLGTAVAQISARTPTATAMAALTLDHLSGGRAVLGLGVSGPQVVEGWYGQPFARPLARTREFVAIVRQVLARQGPVTFDGEFYRLPLPAGEGSGLGKALRSTVHPLRADLPVHLAAEGPRNVALSAEIADGWLPMFYSPRMDDDYRQLLADGFARRGPGLRPVEEFEVSATVPVVLGPDVESAASQIRPFIALYAGGMGAKGANFHRNVLDRLGYGEACDEIQAHYLAGDRERAAGAVPIELVQDVALVGPPEEIARRLPAWRATAITTLLVQTDPRMLEPIAALLA from the coding sequence ATGCGGCTGGGCTACCACACGGGCTACTGGTCGGCGGGCGTCCCCGCCGGGGCGCAGGACGCGGTCCTCGCCGCCGAGCGCCTCGGCTTCGACTCGGTGTGGACCGCCGAGGCGTACGGCTCGGACGCGTTCACGCCCCTGGCCTGGTGGGGTGCCCGCACGTCGCGCGTGCGGCTGGGGACGGCCGTCGCGCAGATCTCCGCACGCACCCCGACAGCCACCGCGATGGCCGCCCTCACCCTCGACCACCTGTCCGGGGGGCGAGCGGTGCTCGGCCTGGGCGTCTCGGGCCCGCAGGTCGTCGAGGGCTGGTACGGCCAGCCGTTCGCGCGTCCACTGGCCCGTACGCGGGAGTTCGTCGCGATCGTCCGGCAGGTGCTGGCCCGCCAGGGCCCTGTCACGTTCGACGGCGAGTTCTACCGGTTGCCGCTGCCCGCGGGCGAGGGCTCGGGGCTCGGCAAGGCGTTGCGGTCCACCGTCCACCCGTTGCGGGCCGACCTTCCCGTCCACCTGGCCGCCGAGGGGCCCAGGAACGTCGCCCTGTCCGCCGAGATCGCCGACGGCTGGCTGCCGATGTTCTACTCCCCGCGCATGGACGACGACTACCGGCAGCTGCTGGCCGACGGGTTCGCGCGGCGGGGTCCGGGTCTGCGCCCTGTCGAGGAGTTCGAGGTCTCGGCCACCGTCCCGGTCGTGCTGGGCCCGGACGTGGAGTCCGCGGCCTCGCAGATCCGCCCGTTCATCGCGCTGTACGCGGGCGGCATGGGGGCCAAGGGTGCCAACTTCCACCGCAACGTGCTCGACCGGCTCGGCTACGGCGAGGCGTGCGACGAGATCCAGGCGCACTACCTGGCGGGCGACCGGGAGCGGGCCGCCGGCGCGGTCCCGATCGAGCTCGTGCAGGACGTCGCCCTGGTCGGGCCGCCCGAGGAGATCGCAAGGCGGCTGCCCGCGTGGCGGGCGACGGCGATCACGACGCTGCTCGTGCAGACCGACCCTCGCATGCTCGAGCCGATCGCCGCACTGCTGGCCTGA
- the cysK gene encoding cysteine synthase A, with product MARIYDDATQLIGNTPLVRINKITDGAPATVVGKLEFYNPANSVKDRIGVAIIDAAEGSGELKPGGTIVEATSGNTGIALAFVGAARGYDVVLTMPETMSKERRALLRAFGAELILTPGSEGMKGAVNKADEVVATRPGAILARQFANEANPAIHRKTTAEEIWADTDGEVDIVVAGIGTGGTITGVGQVLKERKPGVQIVGVEPAESPILNGGQPGPHKIQGIGANFVPEILDTSIYDEIIDVDAETAVAVARRAAKEEGLLVGISSGAALHAATLLARRPENAGKLIVAIIPSFGERYLSSVLYADLLD from the coding sequence ATGGCCCGCATCTACGACGACGCGACGCAGCTCATCGGCAACACCCCCCTCGTCCGCATCAACAAGATCACCGACGGCGCCCCGGCGACGGTGGTCGGCAAGCTCGAGTTCTACAACCCGGCCAACTCCGTCAAGGACCGCATCGGCGTCGCGATCATCGACGCGGCCGAGGGGTCCGGCGAGCTCAAGCCCGGCGGCACCATCGTCGAGGCGACCTCGGGGAACACCGGTATCGCGCTGGCGTTCGTCGGCGCGGCCCGCGGCTACGACGTCGTGCTGACGATGCCCGAGACGATGTCGAAGGAGCGTCGTGCACTGCTGCGCGCCTTCGGCGCCGAGCTGATCCTGACCCCGGGCTCCGAGGGCATGAAGGGCGCGGTCAACAAGGCCGACGAGGTCGTCGCGACCCGCCCCGGCGCGATCCTGGCCCGCCAGTTCGCCAACGAGGCCAACCCGGCGATCCACCGCAAGACCACCGCCGAGGAGATCTGGGCCGACACGGACGGCGAGGTCGACATCGTCGTGGCCGGCATCGGCACGGGCGGCACCATCACGGGTGTGGGCCAGGTGCTCAAGGAGCGCAAGCCCGGCGTCCAGATCGTCGGTGTCGAGCCCGCCGAGTCGCCGATCCTCAACGGCGGCCAGCCCGGCCCGCACAAGATCCAGGGCATCGGTGCGAACTTCGTGCCCGAGATCCTCGACACGAGCATCTACGACGAGATCATCGACGTCGACGCCGAGACGGCCGTGGCCGTGGCCCGTCGCGCCGCCAAGGAGGAGGGCCTGCTCGTCGGCATCTCCTCCGGTGCCGCGCTGCACGCCGCAACCCTGCTGGCCCGGCGCCCGGAGAACGCCGGGAAGCTGATCGTGGCGATCATCCCGTCCTTCGGTGAGCGCTACCTGTCCTCCGTGCTGTACGCCGACCTGCTCGACTGA
- a CDS encoding LamG-like jellyroll fold domain-containing protein, producing MSARTTVRHLATLSLVAALTATGAVAASAGPPRTPTPPTPTFADATVHDPSVVVADDEVWVFGSHLQVAKTDDLMAWEQVASGVNADNPIFDDVVSELAETFAWAQSDTLWAADVIQLGDGRFYMYYNACKGDSPRSALGVAVSDDVDGPYEDLGIVLRSGMWDQISEDGTVYDARVHPNVVDPDVFYDADGKLWMVYGSYSGGIFVLEMDPQTGKPLPDQGYGKHLVGGNHSRIEAPNVMYDEGAGYYYLFLSFGGLDATGGYNMRVARSLNPDGPYLDAEGNDMSEVKADPSLPLFDDASIEPYGVKIMGSYLFQREVGDPGTGLGVGYVSPGHNSTYVDEATGRKFLVFHSRFPGQGETHNVRVHEMFINSAGWPVVAPYRYADDGSTPAPLASAAATTSKTHVAKITREDAVGQYALIDHGKAINTTPVESVSVKLEKNGKVTGALKGTWTLKGSNRARIVSGGQTYDGVFTRQWEPDRQEWVVTFTVQSAAGVSLWGSHVDPLSAKAAVGAVKADLDLGDTSAVVADLTLPTVGTNGVAITWASSDAAVVSTTGEVTRPENGAGDATVTLTATITKDRRTATAAFTVTVLERTSGGTIGAWSFEGDLADSTGALPAATVTGARVDTTGGTVSYVEGVQGQAVHLDGASGVRLPDGLISGPTYTVSMWLRPDALTQFTSAFFGARDANSWVSVVPKGHDGVGGNTMVWSGSAWYDAGTPLQIPVGQWSHVALTVDSGDVTVYVDGVPQFTGTGFPDVFTTTTGTFAVGVNWWDTPFAGDVDELSVHGSALTAEEVAALATR from the coding sequence GTGAGCGCCAGAACGACCGTTCGCCACCTCGCCACCCTGTCCCTCGTCGCCGCACTGACGGCCACGGGTGCCGTCGCCGCGAGCGCCGGACCACCCAGGACCCCGACCCCACCGACCCCCACGTTCGCCGACGCGACCGTGCACGACCCCTCCGTCGTCGTCGCGGACGACGAGGTGTGGGTGTTCGGCTCGCACCTGCAGGTCGCCAAGACGGACGACCTCATGGCCTGGGAGCAGGTCGCCTCGGGCGTGAACGCCGACAACCCGATCTTCGACGACGTGGTCAGCGAGCTCGCCGAGACGTTCGCGTGGGCGCAGTCCGACACGCTGTGGGCCGCGGACGTGATCCAGCTGGGCGACGGCCGGTTCTACATGTACTACAACGCGTGCAAGGGCGACTCGCCCCGCTCGGCGCTCGGCGTCGCGGTCTCCGACGACGTCGACGGACCCTACGAGGACCTGGGCATTGTGCTGAGGTCCGGCATGTGGGACCAGATCAGCGAGGACGGCACCGTCTACGACGCGCGGGTGCACCCCAACGTCGTCGACCCGGACGTGTTCTACGACGCGGACGGCAAGCTGTGGATGGTCTACGGCTCGTACTCGGGCGGCATCTTCGTCCTCGAGATGGACCCGCAGACCGGCAAGCCCCTGCCCGACCAGGGCTACGGCAAGCACCTCGTGGGCGGCAACCACAGTCGCATCGAGGCGCCCAACGTCATGTACGACGAGGGCGCCGGCTACTACTACCTGTTCCTCTCGTTCGGCGGGCTGGACGCCACGGGCGGCTACAACATGCGCGTCGCGCGCTCGCTGAACCCCGACGGCCCGTACCTGGACGCCGAGGGCAACGACATGAGCGAGGTCAAGGCCGACCCGAGCCTGCCACTGTTCGACGACGCCTCCATCGAGCCGTACGGCGTGAAGATCATGGGCAGCTACCTGTTCCAGCGTGAGGTCGGCGACCCGGGCACCGGCCTGGGCGTCGGGTACGTCTCCCCCGGCCACAACTCGACGTACGTCGACGAGGCCACGGGCCGCAAGTTCCTCGTCTTCCACTCCCGGTTCCCGGGTCAGGGCGAGACGCACAACGTGCGGGTGCACGAGATGTTCATCAACAGCGCCGGCTGGCCCGTCGTGGCGCCCTACCGCTACGCGGACGACGGCTCGACGCCGGCCCCGCTGGCGAGCGCCGCCGCCACGACCTCCAAGACGCACGTCGCGAAGATCACGCGTGAGGACGCCGTCGGGCAGTACGCGCTGATCGACCACGGCAAGGCCATCAACACCACGCCGGTCGAGTCCGTCTCCGTGAAGCTCGAGAAGAACGGCAAGGTCACGGGCGCCCTGAAGGGCACGTGGACGCTGAAGGGCTCGAACCGGGCGCGGATCGTCTCCGGCGGCCAGACCTACGACGGGGTGTTCACCCGGCAGTGGGAACCCGACCGCCAGGAGTGGGTCGTGACGTTCACCGTCCAGTCGGCGGCAGGTGTGTCCCTGTGGGGTAGCCACGTGGACCCGCTGTCCGCCAAGGCAGCCGTCGGTGCCGTCAAGGCCGACCTCGACCTCGGCGACACCTCGGCCGTGGTCGCCGACCTCACCCTGCCGACCGTCGGCACCAACGGGGTCGCGATCACGTGGGCGTCCAGCGACGCCGCCGTCGTGTCCACCACCGGTGAGGTGACCCGCCCCGAGAACGGCGCGGGCGACGCCACCGTGACCCTCACGGCGACGATCACCAAGGACCGCCGGACCGCGACCGCCGCGTTCACGGTCACGGTGCTGGAGCGCACCTCGGGCGGCACGATCGGCGCCTGGTCGTTCGAGGGCGACCTGGCCGACTCCACGGGCGCGCTGCCGGCCGCCACGGTGACCGGAGCCCGCGTCGACACCACCGGCGGCACGGTCTCCTACGTGGAGGGCGTGCAGGGCCAGGCCGTGCACCTCGACGGCGCGAGCGGCGTCCGCCTGCCCGACGGGCTGATCAGCGGGCCGACCTACACCGTGTCGATGTGGCTGCGGCCCGACGCGCTCACCCAGTTCACGTCCGCGTTCTTCGGTGCCCGCGACGCGAACAGCTGGGTCAGCGTCGTGCCCAAGGGCCACGACGGCGTGGGCGGCAACACGATGGTGTGGTCCGGGTCGGCCTGGTACGACGCCGGCACCCCGCTGCAGATCCCGGTCGGGCAGTGGAGCCACGTCGCGCTCACCGTCGACTCCGGGGACGTGACCGTCTACGTCGACGGCGTGCCGCAGTTCACCGGCACGGGCTTCCCCGATGTCTTCACCACGACCACAGGCACCTTCGCGGTGGGCGTGAACTGGTGGGACACCCCGTTCGCCGGTGACGTCGACGAGCTCTCGGTGCACGGCTCGGCCCTGACGGCCGAGGAGGTCGCGGCGCTCGCCACGCGCTGA
- the epsC gene encoding serine O-acetyltransferase EpsC, with amino-acid sequence MSAPLHFWATLREDLEAARHRDPAARTLLEVALGYPGVHAVWAYRLAHLMWHEPGLRLPARLVSQTARALTGVEIHPGARLGRRLFIDHGMGVVIGETAEVGDDVVLFHGSTLGGKSMRRGKRHPTLGDGVVVGAGAKVLGPVWIGDGAQIGANAVVIQDVPAGAIAVGVPAVVRRRAPETPFDVEVDDPAIYI; translated from the coding sequence ATGTCCGCACCTCTGCACTTCTGGGCCACCCTGCGGGAGGACCTCGAGGCCGCACGGCACCGCGACCCCGCGGCGCGCACGCTGCTCGAGGTCGCCCTCGGGTACCCGGGCGTGCACGCGGTGTGGGCGTACCGGCTCGCGCACCTGATGTGGCACGAGCCGGGCCTGCGCCTGCCGGCCCGGCTCGTTTCCCAGACGGCGCGTGCCCTGACCGGCGTGGAGATCCACCCGGGTGCGCGGCTGGGCCGTCGGCTGTTCATCGACCACGGCATGGGCGTCGTCATCGGCGAGACCGCCGAGGTCGGCGACGACGTCGTGCTGTTCCACGGCTCGACGCTCGGCGGCAAGTCGATGCGCCGCGGCAAGCGCCACCCGACGCTCGGCGACGGCGTGGTGGTCGGCGCGGGCGCGAAGGTGCTCGGACCGGTGTGGATCGGCGACGGCGCGCAGATCGGGGCCAACGCGGTCGTGATCCAGGACGTGCCGGCCGGTGCGATCGCCGTCGGGGTTCCGGCCGTCGTCCGCCGCCGTGCGCCCGAGACGCCGTTCGACGTCGAGGTCGACGACCCGGCGATCTACATCTGA
- a CDS encoding SDR family oxidoreductase: MRTVVITGSASGIGRATAELLRARGERVIGVDLHDAEVEVDLATVGGRASLVEQVRALSGGTIDAVVANAGLAIPTPLTVSVNYFGAVATLEGLRPLLVGSPAPRASLTSSMATLMAHDEELVERALADDEPGALARATVLVEQDKGDQIYSSTKVALTRWMRRHAATADWAGAGIPLNAIGPGVVATPMTAEMTATAEAREQLLTLVPMPLHGIMGPEVPAALHAWLVGESNTHLCGQLVFVDGGSDVVLRGESGW, from the coding sequence ATGCGCACCGTCGTCATCACCGGATCGGCCTCGGGCATCGGGCGGGCGACCGCCGAGCTGCTGCGGGCCCGCGGCGAGAGGGTCATCGGGGTCGACCTGCACGACGCCGAGGTCGAGGTGGACCTGGCGACCGTCGGTGGCCGCGCCTCGCTCGTCGAGCAGGTCCGTGCCCTGTCGGGAGGCACGATCGACGCCGTCGTGGCCAACGCCGGACTCGCGATCCCCACCCCGCTGACGGTGTCGGTGAACTACTTCGGCGCCGTGGCCACCCTCGAAGGCCTGCGCCCTCTGCTCGTCGGCTCGCCGGCTCCTCGTGCCTCGTTGACCAGCTCGATGGCCACGCTCATGGCCCACGACGAGGAGCTCGTCGAGCGGGCGCTCGCCGACGACGAACCCGGCGCGCTGGCCCGCGCCACGGTGCTGGTCGAGCAGGACAAGGGCGACCAGATCTACTCCTCGACCAAGGTCGCGCTGACCCGCTGGATGCGCCGGCACGCAGCGACCGCCGACTGGGCCGGCGCGGGGATCCCGCTGAACGCGATCGGCCCCGGGGTCGTGGCGACACCCATGACGGCCGAGATGACCGCCACCGCGGAGGCGCGCGAGCAGCTGCTCACCCTCGTGCCGATGCCGCTGCACGGGATCATGGGCCCCGAGGTCCCTGCCGCGCTGCACGCCTGGCTCGTCGGCGAGTCGAACACGCACCTGTGCGGCCAGCTGGTGTTCGTCGACGGCGGCTCCGACGTCGTGCTGCGAGGTGAGAGCGGCTGGTGA
- a CDS encoding methyl-accepting chemotaxis protein yields the protein MNEHPGTRGLLSWFTDRGVSTKILVAVFTAAAVAVAVGVLGISALGSTNQGTETLYRANMGRFELAATMRRATLEMRIAVMNQVLSEDEESLTTFEGKAADAEADARTAMDAYQATGLDSAREGMLADFSAALEEYVTLRDERLFPAGRAGDLATWAVARDDSQADILSMMDTLASMVELEKTDAAAAVKASTEAYGANRTQVVVLLLLGLTLAVAIGIGVARSIVRGINRVRAVSGALAEGDLTHLAGLTSRDEVGTMGGSLDAAVERLRGIVGTIDASAGSLASATEQMAGTSQLIASGAEETASQAGVVAAAAEQVSRNVQTVASASEQMGASIREIAHNASEAVHVAGRAVEAAQETTGTVNRLGESSREIGDVVKVISGIAGQTNLLALNATIEAARAGEAGKGFAVVAGEVKELAQETARATEDIARRIEMIQADTESAVTAIGRISEVIDSISGYQSTIASAVEEQTATTNEVNRSVAEAATGAGEIAANIVGVADAADATTAGVGESLQSVGELARMSAELRGLVGQFRI from the coding sequence ATGAACGAGCATCCCGGAACGCGTGGACTGCTGAGCTGGTTCACCGACCGCGGCGTGAGCACGAAGATCCTCGTCGCTGTCTTCACGGCCGCGGCCGTCGCCGTCGCCGTCGGCGTGCTCGGCATCTCCGCCCTCGGGTCGACCAACCAGGGGACCGAGACGCTCTACCGCGCCAACATGGGCCGGTTCGAGCTCGCCGCGACGATGCGCCGGGCGACGCTCGAGATGCGGATCGCGGTGATGAACCAGGTGCTCTCCGAGGACGAGGAGTCCCTGACGACCTTCGAGGGCAAGGCCGCCGACGCCGAGGCGGACGCGCGCACCGCGATGGACGCGTACCAGGCCACCGGTCTGGACAGCGCGCGCGAAGGGATGCTCGCCGACTTCTCCGCCGCGCTGGAGGAGTACGTCACCCTCCGCGACGAGCGGCTCTTCCCGGCCGGACGAGCCGGGGACCTGGCCACCTGGGCGGTCGCGCGCGACGACTCGCAGGCCGACATCCTCTCGATGATGGACACGCTCGCGAGCATGGTCGAGCTCGAGAAGACCGACGCGGCCGCCGCCGTGAAGGCCTCGACCGAGGCCTACGGAGCGAACCGCACCCAGGTCGTGGTCCTGCTGCTCCTCGGGCTGACCCTGGCCGTGGCGATCGGGATCGGCGTCGCCCGCAGCATCGTGCGGGGGATCAACCGTGTCCGCGCCGTCTCGGGTGCCCTCGCCGAGGGCGACCTCACCCACCTCGCCGGGCTCACCTCGCGCGACGAGGTCGGCACGATGGGCGGCTCCCTGGACGCCGCGGTCGAGCGGCTGCGGGGCATCGTGGGCACGATCGACGCCTCCGCAGGGTCGCTGGCCAGCGCCACGGAGCAGATGGCCGGCACCTCCCAGCTGATCGCCTCGGGCGCCGAGGAGACCGCCTCGCAGGCGGGCGTCGTCGCGGCCGCGGCCGAGCAGGTCTCCCGGAACGTGCAGACCGTGGCGTCCGCGTCCGAGCAGATGGGCGCCTCCATCCGCGAGATCGCGCACAACGCCTCCGAGGCCGTGCACGTCGCAGGCCGGGCGGTCGAGGCCGCGCAGGAGACGACCGGCACCGTCAACCGGCTCGGGGAGTCGAGTCGCGAGATCGGGGACGTGGTCAAGGTCATCAGCGGGATCGCCGGCCAGACGAACCTGCTCGCACTCAACGCGACCATCGAGGCGGCGCGTGCGGGCGAGGCGGGCAAGGGTTTCGCCGTCGTCGCGGGCGAGGTCAAGGAGCTCGCGCAGGAGACGGCGCGCGCGACCGAGGACATCGCCCGGCGCATCGAGATGATCCAGGCGGACACCGAGTCCGCGGTCACGGCGATCGGCCGGATCTCCGAGGTCATCGACTCGATCAGCGGCTACCAGTCCACGATCGCCTCCGCCGTCGAGGAGCAGACCGCCACGACCAACGAGGTCAACCGCTCGGTCGCGGAGGCCGCCACGGGTGCGGGGGAGATCGCCGCGAACATCGTCGGCGTCGCCGACGCGGCCGACGCCACCACCGCCGGGGTGGGCGAGTCGCTGCAGTCGGTCGGTGAGCTCGCGCGGATGTCGGCCGAGCTGCGAGGGCTCGTCGGCCAGTTCCGGATCTGA